From a region of the Constantimarinum furrinae genome:
- the trpA gene encoding tryptophan synthase subunit alpha has translation MNRIKNKLSENNKLLSIYYTAGFPQLQDTVPILESLQQNGVDMVEIGLPFSDPIADGPTIQQSSAAALQNGMTTTVLFDQLKDIRKTVSIPLILMGYFNPVLQYGVEEFCKKCNEIGIDGLILPDLPLEEYTLHYRPIFEKYMLSNIFLVTPQTPLARIKEIDSISNTFIYLVSSAGTTGTTRDISEAQQVYFKRISAMKLSKPVIVGFGIKDKASFNEATKHTHGAIIGSAFIKMLATKGLRGVTEFITALRKV, from the coding sequence ATGAACAGAATTAAAAACAAACTTTCAGAAAATAATAAACTCCTGTCCATATATTACACGGCAGGATTTCCGCAACTTCAGGACACTGTGCCTATACTCGAGTCGCTTCAGCAAAATGGTGTGGACATGGTTGAAATAGGGCTGCCCTTTAGTGATCCCATAGCCGATGGTCCAACAATTCAGCAAAGCTCTGCTGCAGCATTACAAAATGGGATGACCACCACGGTATTATTCGATCAACTGAAAGACATTAGAAAGACCGTTTCCATCCCTCTGATTCTTATGGGCTATTTTAATCCTGTGCTTCAGTACGGCGTTGAGGAATTCTGTAAGAAATGTAATGAGATTGGCATCGACGGACTCATATTACCCGACCTTCCTCTGGAGGAATACACGCTACACTATAGGCCCATCTTTGAAAAATATATGCTATCAAACATTTTTCTTGTTACTCCCCAAACACCGCTAGCCCGTATTAAAGAGATCGACAGTATATCAAATACATTTATTTATCTTGTAAGCAGTGCCGGTACCACTGGCACAACTCGGGACATAAGTGAAGCGCAGCAAGTTTATTTTAAGCGCATCTCGGCGATGAAGCTGTCGAAGCCCGTGATCGTAGGATTTGGTATAAAAGATAAAGCCTCATTTAATGAGGCCACGAAACACACCCATGGAGCGATTATTGGCAGTGCTTTTATAAAAATGCTGGCGACAAAAGGCCTAAGGGGTGTTACGGAGTTTATTACAGCGCTAAGAAAGGTTTAA
- the trpC gene encoding indole-3-glycerol phosphate synthase TrpC, with the protein MSILEKIVKYKHQEVEQKKYAFPVSLLESSVLFTAPTRSLRNALEKVPVGIIAEHKRRSPSKKIINDSLLVQDIAEGYQSAGAAGMSVLTDTNFFGGSLDDLLLARSVTSFPILRKEFIVDPYQIIESKAYGADAILLIAAVLSDSALKEFSELAQSLKLEVLLEVHCKEELNRALLPSVDMLGINNRNLKTFEVSTNTSKTLSEYIPEEFIKISESGINSVATIKELRDYGFRGFLIGEQFMKAQDPGNTAKEFINQLF; encoded by the coding sequence ATGAGCATTTTAGAAAAAATAGTAAAGTACAAGCACCAAGAAGTGGAACAGAAAAAATATGCATTTCCTGTTTCCTTGCTTGAATCGTCCGTTCTTTTTACGGCACCTACTCGCTCTCTGAGGAATGCCTTAGAAAAAGTTCCGGTAGGCATAATCGCAGAACACAAAAGACGGTCTCCCAGTAAAAAAATCATCAATGACAGTCTCCTAGTTCAGGATATAGCTGAGGGCTACCAAAGTGCTGGAGCCGCGGGCATGTCGGTACTTACAGACACAAACTTTTTTGGGGGTTCACTGGACGACCTGCTTCTGGCGCGCTCGGTAACTTCTTTTCCCATACTTCGGAAAGAATTTATAGTGGATCCATACCAGATCATTGAAAGCAAGGCCTATGGTGCAGACGCTATTCTCCTCATCGCCGCGGTTCTGTCCGATTCAGCATTGAAAGAATTTTCAGAACTCGCACAAAGCCTGAAACTCGAAGTGCTTCTAGAAGTGCATTGTAAAGAAGAGCTGAACCGCGCCCTGCTGCCTTCCGTAGACATGTTGGGAATAAACAACCGGAATCTTAAAACCTTTGAAGTTTCAACAAATACGAGCAAAACGCTTTCAGAATATATACCGGAGGAGTTTATAAAAATATCTGAAAGCGGGATCAACTCTGTTGCTACCATAAAAGAGCTTAGAGATTACGGTTTTCGTGGCTTTCTTATAGGAGAACAGTTTATGAAAGCCCAAGACCCCGGCAATACTGCCAAAGAATTTATAAATCAGTTGTTTTGA
- a CDS encoding proprotein convertase P-domain-containing protein, which translates to MKKITFAFFALFALCFSGNLMAQTEIPQAAGTFTAGTDFVDGDIYTDSGGSTGNYASNELSTMMFCANPGEFIVIDFTTFDVEASGGGGGQCWDNLTISGDTGGMDGTYAGDGFDAGAGLVCMDGTDGAGNPTLGPFTSAAGGCLTFTFDSDSSVTQSGWTADINVNTVPPMACGVPLGQPIPEVGTSGSMVPSVASIVNCGFIGSNYAIDSVELDLNHTFDGDLDITLTSPEGTTIFLADQIGGSGDNFTGTVFMDGNPNITSGAPPYTGTFEAQGGQLNTIFAGENISGDWTLNILDNFGGDSGMLNNFCINFTELSPNQPPIVSCPGNINVNNDAGQCSAVVNFGNPAAIDPEGGPVTVTQTGGLPSGDPFPVGTTTVEFTVTDACGASTICTFDVVVTDNEPPSQFDCPADIVVDNDPGDCGAVVNYPDPILMDNCFASTTGSATYDQTINFTNPALMSSNIFSFTGAIVGATADATLEVRTFGDIDNATEIWQIEDEDGNPTGQIGNTGVFADQCNTILMETFTIPAAMIDTWAADGQIDFTGFDLVGGINVTLCGGDFLELRLIYDYTSTTQPPVPYTVVTGLPSGSVFPVGTTLTTLEYSDSGGNTVQCSFNVTVNDTEAPEIVCVGEQVIPPLIAGDSPSTPIVDNTTFSETLTVTEDHVITDLNVDIDITHTWTGDITITLESPAGTVVTVFDDLDGCSANDIVTTFDDQSANVLDCDPGGVGTNGDAFPEADYIPSNPLAAFNGESTLGDWILSIEDDAGGDTGTLNSYALVFDFTPVVGTPLDVVLDANGMASIPVSSLVMSSSDNCGPVTVTAGGAAGTYDSTINIVNPTLASTNIFSFAGTPVGATGDATLEVRTFGDIDGAVGGTNEEMWTITDEDAATTGTIGGTGVFADQCSTTLMETFTIPAAMIDTWAADGMIDFTGTDVAGNINVTLCGGDFLELRLTYNFDQASSTIDFTCDDVGQNSIVVTATDPSGNESTCTATVNVIDDTDPILVCQDVTIELGADGTAMVDPQAFVDVANTIEACGLAVLATDVTDVSCDDIGTPITVTLFVADPSGNLASCTATLTVVDLLGPDVTCPADQTVDPGPGNLFYTVPDYFATGEATALDNCTDPVTVFSQDPAAGSQIPDGVYNVQVCATDEYGNENCCTFELTVESILGNEDSELSNAIVMYPNPAQNEVRISNGSNLLLNNAQIYDVNGKLISTIDLRDMQQEKVIDISGLSSGVYVVQITGENSSVVKRLIKE; encoded by the coding sequence ATGAAAAAAATTACATTTGCCTTTTTTGCCTTATTTGCATTATGCTTTTCGGGTAATCTTATGGCTCAAACTGAAATTCCGCAAGCTGCCGGTACCTTTACGGCCGGGACAGATTTTGTGGATGGTGACATTTACACCGATTCCGGTGGATCCACCGGAAATTATGCCAGCAATGAACTTTCTACAATGATGTTCTGCGCGAATCCCGGCGAATTTATTGTAATCGACTTTACAACATTCGATGTTGAAGCTTCCGGTGGTGGGGGAGGTCAATGTTGGGACAATCTTACCATCTCCGGTGATACCGGAGGGATGGATGGTACTTATGCCGGTGATGGATTTGATGCAGGTGCCGGATTAGTTTGTATGGATGGTACCGACGGTGCCGGAAATCCCACATTAGGCCCATTTACCTCAGCAGCCGGTGGATGTCTTACATTTACATTTGACTCTGATTCTTCTGTGACACAGTCAGGATGGACAGCAGATATTAATGTGAATACCGTGCCACCTATGGCTTGTGGTGTACCGCTTGGGCAACCCATTCCTGAGGTAGGAACAAGTGGGTCCATGGTACCTTCTGTTGCATCTATTGTCAATTGTGGATTTATTGGTTCAAATTACGCCATTGATAGTGTAGAGCTTGATCTTAATCATACTTTTGACGGTGATCTTGACATTACACTAACCTCACCCGAAGGGACCACAATATTCCTAGCCGATCAAATTGGTGGTTCAGGAGACAACTTTACCGGCACAGTCTTTATGGACGGAAATCCTAATATTACTTCAGGTGCTCCACCATATACCGGAACTTTTGAAGCGCAAGGTGGTCAGTTAAATACCATATTTGCCGGAGAAAATATTAGTGGAGACTGGACTTTAAATATTTTAGACAATTTTGGAGGTGATTCAGGAATGTTAAATAACTTCTGTATTAATTTTACCGAACTAAGTCCTAATCAGCCTCCTATAGTTTCATGTCCTGGAAACATCAATGTGAATAACGATGCAGGACAGTGTAGTGCAGTGGTAAACTTTGGTAATCCGGCAGCGATCGATCCTGAAGGAGGCCCTGTAACTGTAACTCAAACCGGTGGTCTTCCAAGTGGAGATCCATTCCCGGTAGGAACTACCACCGTAGAATTTACCGTAACCGATGCATGTGGTGCGTCAACGATTTGTACTTTCGATGTAGTTGTTACGGATAACGAACCACCTTCTCAATTCGATTGTCCTGCAGATATCGTAGTTGATAATGATCCTGGAGATTGTGGAGCGGTTGTAAATTATCCTGATCCTATTTTAATGGATAACTGTTTTGCATCTACTACAGGTAGTGCTACATACGATCAAACGATCAACTTTACAAATCCTGCCTTGATGAGTAGCAATATCTTTAGCTTTACCGGAGCGATCGTTGGAGCAACTGCCGATGCAACTCTTGAAGTAAGAACCTTTGGAGACATCGATAATGCTACAGAAATCTGGCAAATTGAGGACGAAGATGGCAATCCTACCGGACAAATTGGTAATACCGGAGTTTTTGCAGATCAGTGTAATACAATTCTTATGGAGACCTTTACCATACCTGCTGCCATGATCGATACTTGGGCGGCCGATGGACAAATTGATTTTACAGGATTTGACTTAGTAGGAGGAATTAACGTGACACTTTGTGGAGGTGACTTCCTTGAGTTACGACTTATATACGATTATACTTCAACAACGCAACCTCCGGTACCTTATACGGTAGTAACCGGATTGCCAAGTGGTTCTGTATTCCCTGTGGGAACTACATTAACTACACTTGAATATTCAGATTCTGGAGGAAACACGGTTCAATGTTCATTTAACGTAACGGTTAATGATACAGAAGCACCGGAAATAGTTTGTGTTGGAGAACAAGTAATTCCACCACTTATCGCGGGAGACTCACCGAGTACTCCAATCGTTGATAATACAACATTCTCAGAAACACTTACTGTGACTGAAGATCATGTTATTACAGATCTAAATGTGGATATCGATATTACACATACATGGACAGGAGATATTACAATTACTCTAGAATCGCCAGCCGGTACTGTTGTAACTGTATTTGACGATCTTGACGGTTGTTCAGCAAATGATATTGTGACAACCTTTGACGATCAATCTGCGAATGTATTGGATTGCGATCCGGGTGGAGTTGGTACCAATGGTGATGCCTTCCCTGAAGCAGATTATATTCCAAGTAATCCGTTAGCAGCTTTCAATGGAGAAAGCACTTTAGGAGATTGGATATTATCTATTGAGGATGACGCAGGTGGAGATACCGGTACGTTAAATTCGTATGCTTTAGTATTCGACTTTACGCCTGTAGTAGGTACACCGCTGGATGTTGTTCTAGATGCCAATGGTATGGCCAGTATTCCTGTGTCGAGTCTTGTGATGTCATCTTCCGATAACTGTGGCCCTGTTACGGTAACAGCCGGAGGAGCAGCAGGAACGTACGATTCTACTATTAACATAGTGAATCCTACACTTGCAAGCACCAACATCTTCAGCTTTGCTGGAACTCCTGTTGGAGCTACCGGTGATGCTACCTTAGAAGTTAGAACTTTTGGAGATATCGACGGAGCTGTTGGTGGAACCAACGAAGAGATGTGGACCATTACCGATGAAGATGCTGCAACCACCGGAACTATTGGTGGAACAGGTGTCTTCGCCGACCAGTGTTCTACGACACTTATGGAAACCTTTACGATCCCTGCAGCAATGATCGATACCTGGGCAGCCGATGGAATGATCGACTTTACCGGTACCGATGTAGCAGGAAATATAAACGTAACCCTTTGTGGAGGTGATTTCCTTGAGTTGCGACTTACCTACAATTTCGATCAGGCGTCTTCTACTATCGACTTTACTTGTGACGATGTAGGACAGAATTCTATAGTAGTTACTGCTACAGATCCTAGTGGAAATGAGTCCACTTGTACTGCAACAGTAAACGTGATCGATGACACCGATCCTATACTTGTTTGTCAGGATGTAACTATCGAATTGGGTGCCGACGGTACCGCAATGGTAGATCCACAAGCATTTGTAGACGTTGCCAATACAATTGAGGCCTGTGGTCTTGCTGTACTTGCTACCGATGTTACCGATGTAAGTTGTGATGATATTGGAACACCAATTACAGTGACGCTGTTTGTAGCAGATCCAAGTGGAAACCTTGCTTCCTGTACTGCGACCCTTACGGTTGTAGATCTGTTAGGACCGGATGTTACTTGTCCTGCAGATCAAACCGTGGATCCGGGACCAGGAAACTTGTTCTATACCGTACCGGATTACTTCGCTACGGGAGAGGCTACAGCTCTTGACAACTGTACCGATCCTGTAACAGTATTCTCTCAGGATCCTGCAGCAGGTTCTCAGATTCCAGACGGAGTTTACAATGTACAGGTATGTGCAACCGATGAGTATGGTAATGAAAACTGCTGTACCTTCGAACTTACAGTAGAGAGCATCTTAGGAAACGAAGACAGTGAGCTAAGCAACGCCATTGTGATGTATCCTAACCCTGCACAGAACGAGGTAAGAATCTCTAACGGATCTAACCTTTTACTGAACAATGCACAGATCTATGATGTGAATGGAAAGCTCATAAGCACCATCGATCTTAGAGATATGCAGCAGGAGAAAGTGATTGATATTTCAGGTTTATCATCAGGAGTGTACGTGGTACAGATCACCGGTGAGAACTCAAGCGTTGTAAAACGATTGATCAAGGAATAA
- the trpB gene encoding tryptophan synthase subunit beta, giving the protein MNYNTDKKGYYGAFGGAFIPEMLYPNVEELRQNYLSIMQLDSFKQEFDELLRNYVGRPTPLYFAKRLSEKYHTRIYLKREDLCHTGAHKINNTIGQILMAKHLKKTRIIAETGAGQHGVATATVCALMGLECVVYMGEIDIKRQAPNVARMKMLGATVIPATSGSKTLKDATNEAIRDWINNPLDTHYIIGSVVGPHPYPDMVARFQSVISEEIKSQLTVLEGTNRPDYVIACVGGGSNAAGAFYHYLNDISVGLIAVEAAGKGVNSGESAATSVLGKVGIIHGSKTLLMQTHDGQITEPYSISAGLDYPGVGPMHAHLCKSGRAQFVSVTDDAAMQAGLELCKLEGIIPAIESSHALAIFEDKAFKPNDIIVVNLSGRGDKDLSTYIDYFNL; this is encoded by the coding sequence ATGAACTACAACACAGATAAGAAAGGATATTACGGAGCGTTTGGGGGTGCTTTTATCCCAGAAATGCTATATCCCAATGTTGAGGAGCTTCGGCAAAACTACCTTAGCATCATGCAACTGGATAGCTTTAAACAAGAATTCGACGAATTACTAAGAAACTATGTGGGCCGACCAACTCCCTTATATTTTGCCAAACGTCTTTCAGAAAAATACCACACTAGAATATATTTAAAACGCGAGGATCTATGTCATACCGGCGCCCATAAAATAAATAATACCATTGGGCAGATCCTTATGGCAAAACACCTAAAAAAGACACGTATCATCGCCGAAACCGGTGCCGGGCAACACGGTGTGGCAACCGCTACAGTTTGTGCCTTAATGGGATTGGAATGTGTGGTATACATGGGAGAGATCGATATTAAACGTCAGGCACCCAATGTCGCGCGTATGAAAATGCTGGGCGCAACTGTGATTCCGGCGACGAGTGGCAGCAAAACATTAAAGGACGCCACTAACGAGGCTATTAGAGACTGGATCAACAATCCGTTGGACACACATTATATTATAGGTAGTGTGGTGGGTCCGCATCCCTATCCCGATATGGTCGCACGGTTTCAAAGCGTTATTTCGGAGGAGATCAAATCACAGCTCACAGTTCTGGAAGGAACAAATCGACCCGATTATGTTATTGCCTGCGTAGGAGGAGGCAGTAATGCTGCCGGGGCTTTCTACCATTACCTCAATGACATTAGCGTAGGACTAATCGCAGTTGAAGCAGCAGGAAAGGGGGTTAACAGTGGTGAAAGCGCTGCAACTTCGGTATTGGGAAAAGTGGGTATTATTCACGGCAGTAAGACCTTATTGATGCAGACCCATGACGGACAGATCACCGAACCGTATTCAATTTCGGCGGGACTTGATTATCCGGGTGTCGGCCCTATGCATGCACATCTGTGTAAAAGTGGCAGGGCGCAGTTTGTTTCAGTCACCGATGACGCAGCCATGCAGGCCGGACTTGAACTTTGCAAATTAGAAGGCATTATACCCGCCATAGAAAGTAGTCATGCCCTGGCTATTTTTGAAGACAAAGCATTTAAACCTAATGATATTATTGTGGTGAACTTAAGCGGACGCGGCGATAAAGACCTCAGTACCTATATCGACTATTTTAATCTATAA
- a CDS encoding anthranilate synthase component I family protein yields MQYKLTTYSKKLLADTLTPVSVYLRLRDRFPNSVLLESSDYHANDNSFSYICCNPIASITIENESITQTFPDGESLSSLIDSNINVPRVISDFAESFTSESNSFKFINNGLFGYMAYDAVRYFESVSLKKKEKLLNIPDVYYAVYQNIIAINHFNNEAWIFAHCYNSENNIQQLEQLLKAKTFAEYPFNRKGAVQTNLSDSGFKDLVNKCKQHCARGDVFQIVASKRFSQEFTGDEFNVYRTLRSVNPSPYLFYFDYGDFKIFGSSPEAQLVVKGEKAEIHPIAGTFKRTGNDEQDAVLARKLAADKKENSEHVMLVDLARNDLSRHGTNVTVETYKEVQFFSHVIHLVSKVSANKHKNTATMQIVADTFPAGTLSGAPKHKAMQLLESYENCSREFYGGAIGFMDFKGNFNHAIIIRSFVSKDHWLHYQAGAGVVAGSSAENELQEVYNKLGALTKALELAESI; encoded by the coding sequence ATGCAATATAAGTTAACCACATATTCCAAAAAGCTCCTGGCAGATACGCTTACCCCGGTTTCGGTGTATTTACGGCTGCGCGACAGATTTCCAAACAGTGTGCTGCTTGAAAGCAGTGATTATCACGCCAATGATAACAGCTTCAGTTATATCTGTTGCAATCCTATCGCTTCTATTACAATCGAAAATGAATCCATCACTCAAACCTTTCCGGATGGAGAATCCCTTAGTTCTTTAATTGACAGCAACATCAATGTACCACGGGTTATCAGTGATTTTGCCGAATCCTTTACTTCGGAAAGCAACTCCTTCAAATTTATTAACAACGGACTCTTCGGCTATATGGCCTACGATGCTGTTCGCTACTTCGAGTCGGTTTCGCTGAAGAAAAAAGAAAAACTACTCAACATCCCGGATGTTTATTATGCAGTTTATCAAAACATCATTGCGATCAATCATTTCAACAACGAAGCCTGGATCTTTGCACATTGCTATAATTCTGAAAATAACATTCAGCAATTAGAACAATTACTGAAAGCCAAGACCTTTGCCGAATATCCCTTTAACCGAAAAGGAGCGGTACAAACCAACCTGAGTGACTCCGGCTTTAAGGATCTGGTCAACAAGTGCAAACAACACTGTGCTCGTGGCGATGTATTTCAGATCGTGGCCAGCAAACGCTTTTCACAGGAATTTACGGGCGATGAATTCAACGTATACCGAACACTTCGCAGTGTGAATCCGTCACCGTATTTGTTTTATTTCGACTACGGGGATTTTAAAATCTTTGGGAGTTCGCCCGAGGCTCAGTTGGTAGTAAAAGGAGAAAAAGCAGAGATCCATCCCATTGCCGGAACCTTTAAACGCACCGGAAATGACGAACAGGATGCCGTGTTGGCGCGGAAACTGGCAGCCGATAAAAAAGAAAACAGTGAACATGTCATGCTGGTCGATCTGGCCCGTAACGACCTCAGCCGCCACGGAACAAACGTTACTGTTGAAACATACAAGGAAGTTCAGTTTTTTTCCCATGTAATTCATTTGGTGAGCAAGGTTTCGGCTAACAAACATAAAAACACGGCAACCATGCAGATCGTCGCCGACACTTTTCCGGCCGGAACTCTTAGTGGTGCACCAAAACATAAGGCAATGCAACTGCTGGAATCCTATGAAAACTGCAGTCGTGAATTTTACGGGGGAGCCATCGGATTTATGGATTTTAAAGGCAATTTCAACCATGCCATCATTATCCGTTCCTTTGTAAGCAAGGATCATTGGCTGCATTATCAGGCGGGAGCAGGTGTAGTTGCCGGAAGTTCAGCCGAAAATGAACTGCAGGAGGTGTATAATAAACTGGGGGCCTTAACAAAAGCGCTGGAACTGGCCGAATCCATATAA
- a CDS encoding 30S ribosomal protein THX encodes MGKGDKKTRRGKIILGTYGKLRPRRRKFSLQPKTTKGTAKK; translated from the coding sequence ATGGGAAAGGGAGATAAGAAAACAAGAAGAGGTAAGATAATTTTAGGTACCTACGGTAAATTAAGACCTCGCAGACGTAAATTTAGTTTACAGCCTAAAACCACGAAAGGAACGGCAAAAAAATAG
- the trpD gene encoding anthranilate phosphoribosyltransferase, whose protein sequence is MKNILNRLINHEQLSKEEARQVLVNISEDRYNTNEITAFLTVFMMRSITLDELEGFRDALLDLCLKIDVSDYNTIDLCGTGGDGKNTFNISTLASFVTAGAGVLVTKHGNYGVSSVSGSSNVMEQLGIKFSNDPGFLKKCLDEAGICVLHAPLFHPAMKNVAPIRRALGVKTFFNMLGPMVNPAFPKNQLVGVFDLELARMYGYLYQKSQRNYAVLHAMDGYDEISLTSPVKVIRNASEIILDPSHLDLNTIDPSEIYGGKTVAESAEIFMQILNGNGTKAQNDVVCANAAMAISVVNKTALNEAFNLAKEALLNGNALKKFNKLRGLSQ, encoded by the coding sequence ATGAAAAATATTTTAAACAGATTGATCAACCACGAGCAGCTTTCGAAAGAAGAGGCCAGACAGGTATTGGTCAATATTTCTGAAGACAGGTATAATACCAATGAGATCACTGCCTTTCTAACTGTGTTTATGATGCGTAGTATCACGTTGGATGAACTGGAAGGATTCCGTGATGCTCTGTTGGACCTTTGTCTCAAAATCGATGTTTCAGATTATAATACTATCGATCTCTGCGGAACTGGGGGTGATGGAAAAAACACCTTTAATATTTCAACCTTAGCATCCTTTGTAACTGCCGGAGCCGGGGTGTTAGTCACCAAGCACGGGAATTACGGTGTATCTTCAGTAAGCGGAAGCAGTAATGTCATGGAGCAGCTCGGAATAAAATTCAGTAATGATCCCGGTTTCCTCAAAAAATGTCTGGACGAAGCCGGTATATGCGTGTTACACGCTCCCTTATTCCACCCTGCTATGAAAAATGTGGCACCCATTAGACGTGCGCTTGGTGTTAAAACCTTTTTCAATATGCTGGGTCCTATGGTGAATCCGGCATTTCCCAAAAATCAGTTGGTAGGCGTCTTCGATCTGGAGCTTGCAAGAATGTACGGCTACCTGTACCAGAAAAGTCAAAGGAATTATGCCGTATTGCACGCCATGGATGGTTATGACGAGATATCGCTCACGAGTCCCGTAAAAGTGATCCGGAATGCTTCTGAAATCATTTTAGACCCTTCCCATCTGGATCTAAATACTATTGATCCTTCAGAAATATACGGCGGAAAAACAGTAGCAGAATCGGCCGAAATATTTATGCAAATCCTAAATGGAAACGGTACAAAAGCACAGAATGATGTGGTTTGCGCCAATGCCGCCATGGCAATTTCCGTTGTTAATAAAACAGCATTAAACGAAGCTTTTAATTTAGCTAAAGAGGCACTCCTCAACGGTAATGCTTTAAAAAAATTCAATAAACTAAGAGGCCTGAGTCAATAA
- a CDS encoding anthranilate synthase component II: protein MSQTKQEKEEKPSSKERIRIVVIDNYDSFVYNLVHYLEELNCEVTVLRNDRFQLEALNEFDKILLSPGPGIPDEAGLLKTVIKSYAASKPILGVCLGQQAIGEVFGGSITNLNEVFHGVSTKATIVVRDEPLFKGLEDTLEIGRYHSWVVSREDFPSVLEITSVDENQQIMSLRHRDYDIKGVQFHPESVLTPKGKQIIKNWVES from the coding sequence ATGTCTCAAACAAAACAGGAAAAAGAAGAAAAGCCTTCATCAAAAGAAAGGATCAGGATTGTTGTGATCGACAACTACGATAGTTTTGTGTACAATCTGGTGCATTATCTGGAGGAACTCAATTGCGAAGTGACCGTGCTGCGTAACGACCGCTTTCAACTGGAGGCTCTAAACGAATTCGACAAAATTCTACTGTCTCCCGGTCCTGGTATTCCTGATGAAGCGGGTTTACTAAAAACGGTAATAAAATCCTATGCAGCTTCCAAACCTATTCTTGGTGTTTGTTTAGGACAACAAGCCATTGGTGAAGTCTTTGGCGGAAGTATTACCAATCTCAACGAAGTATTTCACGGGGTTTCTACCAAGGCTACCATTGTTGTAAGGGACGAGCCCCTTTTTAAAGGTCTGGAGGATACTCTGGAAATTGGCAGATATCATTCCTGGGTTGTATCCCGGGAAGATTTTCCATCGGTACTGGAGATCACTTCGGTAGATGAAAATCAACAGATCATGTCGTTACGACACAGGGATTACGATATTAAAGGTGTACAATTTCATCCTGAAAGTGTCCTTACCCCTAAAGGAAAACAAATTATTAAAAACTGGGTGGAGAGTTAA
- a CDS encoding phosphoribosylanthranilate isomerase has protein sequence MKRKIKIKVCGNKENANDVALLQPDYMGFIFYKDSPRNFDTVPPAPDENIKKVGVFVNPSIEEILEKIELFQLDIIQLHGNESPQFCEELRNASLSDRKQSVEIWKVFSIDDQFNFEELECYEAVADKFLLDTKGEHKGGNGYTFNWKLLEKYTSKKQFILSGGIGIDQLTMLKDILNSDLPVYAVDVNSKFELGPGLKNVDGLKSFIESIKNPV, from the coding sequence TTGAAAAGAAAAATAAAGATCAAAGTTTGCGGTAATAAAGAAAATGCAAATGATGTTGCCTTACTGCAACCCGATTATATGGGTTTTATATTTTATAAGGATTCTCCCCGAAATTTCGATACTGTCCCTCCCGCTCCCGATGAAAATATCAAGAAAGTAGGCGTTTTCGTAAATCCTTCCATAGAAGAGATCCTCGAAAAAATTGAGCTATTTCAGCTGGATATCATTCAATTGCACGGTAATGAATCTCCTCAGTTCTGTGAAGAATTAAGAAATGCATCGCTGTCTGATAGGAAGCAATCTGTAGAGATCTGGAAGGTATTCAGTATCGACGATCAATTTAATTTCGAAGAACTGGAATGCTACGAAGCGGTGGCAGATAAATTTCTTCTGGATACCAAAGGAGAACACAAGGGGGGAAACGGTTATACCTTTAACTGGAAACTATTGGAAAAGTATACCTCTAAAAAACAATTCATATTGAGCGGGGGTATTGGCATTGATCAGTTGACCATGCTTAAAGACATACTCAATTCAGATCTTCCTGTCTACGCCGTGGACGTAAACAGCAAATTTGAGCTCGGACCCGGACTTAAAAACGTGGATGGGCTTAAAAGTTTTATCGAATCCATAAAAAACCCGGTCTAA